A segment of the Jatrophihabitans endophyticus genome:
CGCCTGCGGCTTGATCTCCTGCGCGGCGAAGACCCCGCGCACCGGGGCGAGCAGCGGGTCGCGGTTGAGCAGGTCGAGGTAGCGCGTCAACTGCTCGACGCCGTCGATCTCGCCGCGGCGCTTGATCTCGACGGCGACGGCGGCACCGCCGGGGTCGCGGGCGAGCAGGTCGACCGGGCCGATCGGGGTCGGGTACTCGCGACGGACGAGCCGGAAGCCCTCGCCCAGCGTGTGGATGTGCTCGGCGAGCAGCTTCTGCAGGTGCGCCTCGACGCCGTCCTTGACCAGGCCCGGGTCGACACCGAGGTCGTGGGCGGAGTCGTGCTCGATCGACTCGATCGTCACGACCAGCTGCTCACCCGCCTTGTTGGTGACCGTCCACGTGCCGTCGCCCTCGACGAGGGTGCAGGGCGGGCTCATCCAGTTCAGCGGCTTGTAGGACCCGCCGTCGGAGTGCACGAGGACCGAGCCGTCGGCCTTGACCAGCAGCAGCCGCGTCGCGAGCGGCAGGTGGGCGGTGAGCCGGCCGAGGTAGTCGACGCTGCAGCGGGCGATGACGAGGCGCACAGCGCGCGAGGCTACCGGGTGCCGTGCCCCGGCCGCCGGGGGTAGCACCAGGGCTGCGGGTCCGGTAGAAACCGCGCATGGCCACCGCACTCGAGGTCATCGCCTTCGTCGACGAGAAGCAGGACGGCGTGTACCCGGTACTCGGCACCGACGGCTCCCCCGTCGCCTTCGTGACCGTGCCGTGGTTGAGCCGGAAATTCGAGGTCGCCGCTCCCGACGGCCGTGCCCTATGCGCGGGGCGACCGGCCGGGTTCGGCATGGAGTACGAGGTCACCGGCGCGGGCGGTGCGACGCTGCTGACCGTCCGCGCCAGCTTCTGGCGCGGCAAGCAGCGGGTGATCACCCGGGCCGACGGCACCGAGCTGCGGTTGACGGGCGACTCCTGGCCGAGCCGGGACTGGACGGTCACCGACGCCGCCGACCGCATCGTCCTCGGCATCGAGGCCACCGCCGGCACGTGGTCGTTCCACCCGGACGCCTACGCGGTCCGCGTCGGCGACCCCACCCTCACGCTCGCCGAGGTCGTGGGCATCGTGCAGGCCAACCGCATGCTGGTGAAGGCCGCCCGCGCCGGCGCGGGCGGCGGCTGAACCGAGCCCGTCGCCGACCGGCTGAGAAACACCCGAACGCCCGTCGCCGGCTGACGGCGCCGGCGGCCGTCCTGACATACCTTTACGCCGCCGTACCCGGTCGACGCTGCCGTCACCGCCGAACCCCGGCTGCCCGCTGCCCGCCCGCACGAGAGGTCCTGCCGTGAAGCGTCCGACCCGGTCACGCGTGCGCGCGTGCGCCGGGCTGACGGCGGCGGCCACCACGGCGGCGATCCTCGCCGTCGCCGGCACGCAGTCGCCGACGCACCCGCGCTCCCGCCCCCCGGCCGCAGCCGCGCAGCAGCCGGCCGCCACCGCCCCGGCCGGACTCGTCGGCCCGGGCGCGGCCGACCCGGGCGACCCGGCCGGCGGGGCGGCCGGTGGCGGTCGCCGCGGCCGTCCGCTCGCCGTGCGTCCGTCGTCGTCGTCGGTGCGCGTCGTGCACGCCGCCTACGCCGGGACGCGCAACCCGTACCAGCGGCTGACCGCGACCTACGACACCCGCCTGCGCCGCGCGCCGTGGGTCGTCACGGTCCACGGCGGCTCCTGGGTGGCCGGCAGCGAGGCGAACCTGCAGCCGGCCGTCGACGTGCTGCGCGTCGCCGGTTTCCAGGTGTTCAACATCAGCTACCGCCTGGGGGTCGATCGACCCGGCTCCCCGGCCGCGGGCTGGCTCGACCAGCGTCGTGACGTGCTCGCCGCGATCGCCTGGGTGCGCGGCCACGCCCGACGCTTCGGCCTCGACCCGGATCGCGGCGCCCTGCTCGGGACGAGCGCCGGCGGCAACCTCGCCGCCGCGGCCGGGCTCGCCGGCGACGGCGGCACCGGGATCCGCGCGATCGTCTCGGTGGCCGGCGTGCTGGAGCCGCAGCGCCTGTGGCTGGATCTGCGCACGCCGTTCCCCCGCGAGCGGTTCACCCGGCGGATGGCGGTGCTGGCCGGTCAGGCCGCGGGCGTCATGGGGTGCGAGTACGAGACCGGGACCTCCGCCTGCGCGCGGCGTTGGCGAGCCTTCGACCCCGCCTCGGCGGTGTCGTCGCACGACCCCGCGGTGCTGATGTTCCAGGGACTCGCCGACGGGACCGTGCCCTACCGGATGCCGCGCCACCTCGAGCAGGCCCTGCGGGCGGCGGGTGTGCCGGCGCAGCTCGTCTACGTGCCCGGCGGGGGCCACACCCCGCGCATCGCCTTCGACGCCGGGACGCAGCAGCGGCGCCTGGTGCAGTTCCTGCGGCAGCGCACCGCGGCCTGAGCCGTCGCGGCACCGACCTGCCCGGCCGTCGGCGCCGGCCAGGACGAACGTCCCGAGGCCGGCTCGCGGGCTTGGCCACTCGATCAACTTCACTTAGATTTTAGGTACCGTCCGACCCCAGGAGCCTCCCCCGTGCTCGTCCGTCGCACCGCCGCCCTCGTCGCGGGCATCGCCACCGCCGCCGGCGTCGCGCTCGCGTGGACGTCGGCCCCGGCGCAGGGTGCCCATGCGGCCACCCGGGCCCACGCCGTGGCCGCGGTGGGTACCGCGGCGACGCCCCACCGGGTCGCGCCGACGGTCGCGACCTACCCGTACGCGAGGACCGACGACCCGCAGCAGCGGTTGACGGCGACGTGGGACCCGGCGCGTCGCGCGGCCCCGTGGGTCGTGACGATCCACGGCGGCTCGTGGGTGAAGGGCAGGCCCGCCGACGTGCAGGACGCGGTGGACCTCTTCCGGGCCCACGGTTTCCAGGTCTTCAACCTGGCCTACCGCCTCGTCGCCGGCGGCACGCAGCCGACCGGCGTGTCCGGGGCCGAGCAGCGCAAGGACGTCCTCACCGCGCTCGCCTGGATCCGCGCGCACGCCGCGGACTTCGGCATCGACCCCGGCCGCGGTGCGCTGTACGGCAGCAGCGCCGGCGGCAACCTCGCCGCGCTCGCGGGGCTGGCCGGCGATGGCGGCAACGGGATCCGGGCGATCGTCTCCGTCGCCGGCGTCGTCCAGCCCAGCCGGCTGTGGGACGACGTCCACGGCCGCAACGCCGGCGAGCGCGCCACCTCGTCGATGACCCGGCTGGCCGGACACGCCCGCACCGCGATGGCGTGCGCGTACCCGGCGCCGAACGCGGCCTGTCGCAAGCGGTGGCACGCCTTCGACGCGGCGTCGGCGATCTCCGCCCACGACCCCGCCGTGCTGCTCTACCAGGGCCTCGCCGACCGCACCGTCCCGCACCAGATGGCCGAGGAGTTCCGGCGTCGGCTCGACCGGGCGGACGTCGGCGGCTCGCTCACCCTCGTTCCCCGGCTCGGTCACACCCAGGCGGTCGCGCTCGACGGCGGCGCCCGCCAGGCGGCCATGCTGCGCTTCGTCCGACAACGGACGGCGGTGTCGGTGCCGCCCGCGCTGAGCCGGGTCAGCGTCACTCGCGTCACCCGCTCGCTCACCAACGCCGTGCGCCCGGTGCTGCGGGTGCGGGTCGCCGTGCGTGGCGGCGGCTCGACTCCGAGCGGCGCGGTCACCGCGACCGTCGACGGCCGACGGACCACCGGCCGGCTGGTGCACGGCCGTACCGACCTCGTGCTGTCCCGGCTGACCGTCGGCACGCACGCCGTGACCGTTCGCTATCGCGGTTCGCCGCTGCTGCAACCCCGCAGCGCCGCCGTCGACCTGCACAGCCACCGCGTCGCGCCGGAGCTCGTCGTGCGGACGCGGCCGGGCACGCTGCACGCCGGCCGCACCGCCGGTCGGTCACTCGTCGTCACCACCCGGAGCGCGGCGGGGCGACCCACCGGCGCGCGGGTGACGGTGCGGTCGGGCAGTCGGCTGCTGGGCACGGCGACGGTGCGGTCGGGACGTGCGGTGATCACGCTGCCGGCGGTGGCCGCGGGGCGGCACCGGTGGCGCGTGTCGTTCGCCGGGACGGCCACCGTGGCGCCGGCGCGCACGATCTACGTGCTCACCGTGCGGCGCTGACGATCAGGACCGCGCCTCCTCGATCGCGTCCACGATCTCTCCCAGCATCCGGGTGATCTCGAAGTCTTTCGGCGTGAACACCCGCGCGACGCCCTGCTCGCGCAGCTGCGCGGCGTCGGCCTCGGGAATGATCCCGCCCGCGATGACGGGGACGTCGTCCAGCCCGGCCTCGCGCAGGCCGGTGAGGACGTCGGGGACGGCCGAGAGGTGGGACCCGGACAGGATCGACAGGCCCACGACGTCGACGTCCTCCTCGACCGCGGCCGCGACGATCTGCCCGGGCGTGAGCCGGATGCCCGAGTAGACGACCTCGAAGCCGGCGTCGCGGGCCCGGACCGCGATCTGCTCGGCGCCGTTCGAGTGGCCGTCCAGGCCGGGCTTGCCGACCAGGAACTTCAGCGGCCGGCCGAGCTGGTCGCCCAGCGCCCGCACCCGCTGCTGCACCTCGCCGAGCGACGCCTCGTTGCCGCCGCCGGTCGCCCCCGAGACCCCGGTCGGCGGCCGGTACTCGCCGAAGACCTCGCGCAGCACGCCGGCCCACTCCCCGACCGTCACGCCGACCTTCGCGCACGCGAGCGAGGCCGTCATCAGGTTCTCGTCGGTCTTGGCGGCGTCGCGCAGGCCGCGCAGCGCCTCGTCCACGGCGGCGGCGTCGCGACCCGCCCGCCACGTCGCGATCGCGTCCTTGGCCGACTGCTCGACCGCCTTGTCGACGGTGAGGATGCCGCCGTCCTCGGACCCCTGCAGCGGGTTGGGCTCGGTCTCGGTGAACGTGTTGACCCCGACGACGACGTCCTCGCCGGACTCCATGCGCCGGCGGCGCAACGCCAGGGACGAGACGAGCGCCGACTTCAGGTAGCCGGACTCCACCGCCTCGACCGCGCCGCCCATGCCCAGGATCTTGTCGATCTCGGCGCGGGCGCCGTCCTTGATCTCGGCCACCTTCGCCTCGACGACCGTCGAGCCGGCGAACAGGTCCTCGTACTCGAGGAGGTCCGACTCGAACGCCAGCACCTGCTGCATCCGCAGCG
Coding sequences within it:
- a CDS encoding alpha/beta hydrolase, giving the protein MLVRRTAALVAGIATAAGVALAWTSAPAQGAHAATRAHAVAAVGTAATPHRVAPTVATYPYARTDDPQQRLTATWDPARRAAPWVVTIHGGSWVKGRPADVQDAVDLFRAHGFQVFNLAYRLVAGGTQPTGVSGAEQRKDVLTALAWIRAHAADFGIDPGRGALYGSSAGGNLAALAGLAGDGGNGIRAIVSVAGVVQPSRLWDDVHGRNAGERATSSMTRLAGHARTAMACAYPAPNAACRKRWHAFDAASAISAHDPAVLLYQGLADRTVPHQMAEEFRRRLDRADVGGSLTLVPRLGHTQAVALDGGARQAAMLRFVRQRTAVSVPPALSRVSVTRVTRSLTNAVRPVLRVRVAVRGGGSTPSGAVTATVDGRRTTGRLVHGRTDLVLSRLTVGTHAVTVRYRGSPLLQPRSAAVDLHSHRVAPELVVRTRPGTLHAGRTAGRSLVVTTRSAAGRPTGARVTVRSGSRLLGTATVRSGRAVITLPAVAAGRHRWRVSFAGTATVAPARTIYVLTVRR
- a CDS encoding alpha/beta hydrolase produces the protein MKRPTRSRVRACAGLTAAATTAAILAVAGTQSPTHPRSRPPAAAAQQPAATAPAGLVGPGAADPGDPAGGAAGGGRRGRPLAVRPSSSSVRVVHAAYAGTRNPYQRLTATYDTRLRRAPWVVTVHGGSWVAGSEANLQPAVDVLRVAGFQVFNISYRLGVDRPGSPAAGWLDQRRDVLAAIAWVRGHARRFGLDPDRGALLGTSAGGNLAAAAGLAGDGGTGIRAIVSVAGVLEPQRLWLDLRTPFPRERFTRRMAVLAGQAAGVMGCEYETGTSACARRWRAFDPASAVSSHDPAVLMFQGLADGTVPYRMPRHLEQALRAAGVPAQLVYVPGGGHTPRIAFDAGTQQRRLVQFLRQRTAA
- the nucS gene encoding endonuclease NucS, with protein sequence MRLVIARCSVDYLGRLTAHLPLATRLLLVKADGSVLVHSDGGSYKPLNWMSPPCTLVEGDGTWTVTNKAGEQLVVTIESIEHDSAHDLGVDPGLVKDGVEAHLQKLLAEHIHTLGEGFRLVRREYPTPIGPVDLLARDPGGAAVAVEIKRRGEIDGVEQLTRYLDLLNRDPLLAPVRGVFAAQEIKPQARTLAEDRGIRCLVLDYDVLRGIDDPSQRLF
- a CDS encoding protein meaA is translated as MPFPSDDDRDRAWLMRTYAGHSSAQASNALYRRNLSKGQTGLSVAFDLPTQTGYDPDAELAKGEVGKVGVPVSHVGDVRTLFDGIPMEQMNTSMTINAPAMYLLALYLTVAEEHEADFGKLSGTTQNDIIKEYLSRGTYVFPPGPSLRLITDMIAYTVANVPKWNPINVCSYHLQEAGATPVQEVAFALCTAIAVLDSVRESGQVAEDAFGDVVARISFFVNAGVRFVEEMCKLRAFGQLWDEITEQRYGVADPKHRRFRYGVQVNSLGLTEAQPENNVYRILLEMLAVTMSKDARARAVQLPAWNEALGLPRAWDQQWSLRMQQVLAFESDLLEYEDLFAGSTVVEAKVAEIKDGARAEIDKILGMGGAVEAVESGYLKSALVSSLALRRRRMESGEDVVVGVNTFTETEPNPLQGSEDGGILTVDKAVEQSAKDAIATWRAGRDAAAVDEALRGLRDAAKTDENLMTASLACAKVGVTVGEWAGVLREVFGEYRPPTGVSGATGGGNEASLGEVQQRVRALGDQLGRPLKFLVGKPGLDGHSNGAEQIAVRARDAGFEVVYSGIRLTPGQIVAAAVEEDVDVVGLSILSGSHLSAVPDVLTGLREAGLDDVPVIAGGIIPEADAAQLREQGVARVFTPKDFEITRMLGEIVDAIEEARS